From one Triticum urartu cultivar G1812 chromosome 3, Tu2.1, whole genome shotgun sequence genomic stretch:
- the LOC125546470 gene encoding putative E3 ubiquitin-protein ligase SINA-like 6, which yields MKDGESRGKKASAEEVKSESEKREVTMQDEGEAEDALVAAESMAPIQIDVRMDVTLLHCQGCHLPLKPPVFKCDAVGHVVCYYCRAGHRAVCSRANTHCGQLDKVVGAAKVPCPYKAFGCERYVVFHEAADHQRVCHCAPCTCPESACAFVGSRAMLANHFAADHQRPAVTVRYGRSWCLSFSLSHGWHLLVGEEDRSVFLVSLCPLGPGTAMSLMCIRPDGEAETGPRFWCKLSIERRGGDKNYDLVLMTSPVISNAMFTCAPALGQGMFLVVPQELLSGDTLTLSVRIDLIPPAAVAPKSTTLQARAPRRMQ from the exons ATGAAGGATGGGGAGAGTCGTGGCAAGAAGGCGAGTGCCGAGGAGGTGAAGTCGGAGTCAGAGAAAAGGGAGGTGACGATGCAGGACGAAGGCGAAGCAGAGGATGCGTTGGTGGCGGCGGAATCCATGGCACCGATACAGATCGATGTGAGGATGGACGTGACACTCCTCCATTGCCAGGGCTGCCACCTCCCACTCAAGCCCCCGGTGTTCAAG TGTGATGCCGTAGGGCACGTAGTGTGCTACTACTGCCGTGCCGGGCACCGCGCCGTCTGCAGCCGTGCCAACACCCACTGCGGCCAGCTGGACAAGGTGGTCGGCGCCGCCAAGGTGCCATGCCCCTACAAGGCGTTCGGCTGCGAGCGCTACGTGGTGTTCCACGAGGCCGCGGACCACCAGCGCGTGTGCCACTGCGCGCCCTGCACCTGCCCGGAGTCCGCATGCGCCTTCGTGGGCTCCCGCGCAATGCTGGCCAACCACTTCGCCGCCGATCACCAGCGCCCCGCCGTCACGGTCCGCTATGGCCGGTCTTGGTGCCTGAGCTTCTCCCTGTCGCACGGCTGGCACCTGCTCGTCGGGGAGGAGGACCGCAGCGTGTTCCTCGTCTCCCTCTGCCCGCTCGGTCCGGGCACCGCCATGTCACTGATGTGCATCAGGCCGGACGGCGAGGCTGAGACGGGCCCCCGGTTCTGGTGCAAGCTCTCCATTGAGCGCCGTGGCGGCGACAAGAACTACGACCTAGTTCTCATGACCTCGCCGGTGATCAGCAACGCGATGTTCACGTGCGCGCCGGCGTTGGGCCAGGGGATGTTCTTGGTGGTGCCCCAGGAGCTGCTCTCCGGCGACACGCTCACCCTCAGCGTCCGCATCGATCTCATCCCACCTGCCGCCGTCGCTCCCAAGTCAACTACACTGCAGGCCAGGGCGCCGAGGAGGATGCAGTGA
- the LOC125547606 gene encoding putative E3 ubiquitin-protein ligase SINA-like 6, producing MEMELPNLNGPVKQEIVVHDAAAQGRGGGGGAIAEASEHGMRRTEATPTPTVRIEANMLDCPICSSPFKPPVFQCKGGHLACGSCVAKLPWKQCQRCDHGGDFHGCPFVDAFVSSARMKCDHHGCGRQVTYHKLDDHKSACPLAPCRCPVPGCGFEGPPPALPLHLSAIHSMPVHAVQYGKVLQLEVPVSEPRRLLFAEEDGRAFLVVGGSLGLGVPIALSARAGASPPPHYMAKVWANGPPAVANDRTDAVRAEIHVTSSKEPGTVAVEELTFLTVPHKLLAGAGPSRTVSLHVRIDKVTS from the exons ATGGAGATGGAGCTGCCCAATCTCAACGGCCCGGTGAAGCAAGAAATCGTTGTGCATGATGCAGCAGCCCAAGGaagaggaggtggtggtggcgcaATCGCGGAGGCGTCGGAACACGGCATGAGGAGGACGGAGGCCACGCCCACGCCCACCGTGAGGATTGAGGCCAACATGCTTGACTGCCCCATCTGCTCCTCCCCCTTCAAGCCTCCCGTCTTCCA GTGCAAAGGCGGGCATCTGGCTTGCGGCAGCTGCGTCGCGAAGCTCCCCTGGAAACAGTGCCAGAGGTGCGACCACGGCGGCGACTTCCACGGCTGCCCCTTTGTGGACGCCTTCGTCTCCTCGGCCAGGATGAAGTGCGACCACCACGGCTGCGGCCGCCAGGTCACCTACCACAAGCTCGACGACCACAAGAGCGCGTGCCCGCTCGCGCCCTGCAGGTGCCCGGTGCCCGGCTGCGGCTTCGAAGGCCCGCCGCCGGCGCTCCCCCTCCACCTCAGCGCCATCCACTCCATGCCCGTGCACGCGGTTCAGTACGGCAAGGTGCTCCAGCTCgaggtgccggtgtcggagccgCGGCGCCTGCTGTTCGCGGAGGAGGACGGCCGCGCGTTCCTCGTGGTCGGCGGCTCGCTCGGCCTGGGCGTGCCCATCGCCTTGTCGGCCAGGGCGGGGGCGTCCCCGCCGCCGCACTACATGGCCAAGGTGTGGGCGAACGGGCCGCCGGCGGTGGCCAACGACAGGACCGACGCGGTCCGAGCGGAAATCCATGTGACGAGCAGCAAGGAGCCCGGCACCGTCGCCGTGGAGGAGCTGACCTTCTTGACGGTGCCACACAAGCTGCTGGCTGGGGCTGGCCCGTCCAGGACGGTGTCCCTCCACGTTCGCATTGACAAGGTCACCTCCTAA
- the LOC125547607 gene encoding protein DETOXIFICATION 16-like, whose translation MISVMFVGHLGELALASASMASSFAIVTGFSFLTGMSFALDTLCGQAFGASEGQMLGVYKQRAMLVLGLASLPIAAVWANTGAILLHLGQDPEIAAGAGTYIRWMIPALFFYGWLQCHVRFLQAQKLVVPVMLSSGATAVSHVLVCWALVYRLRLGIRGAALANAVSYLTNVSILAVYVRVSPSCKKSWTGFSFEAFHGLIPFLKLAVPSALMVCMEWWSFEVMVILSGLLPNPKLETAVLSICLNTNSLVCTVPNGLSSAISTRVSNELGAGRPRAALLAARVVIVLAFLVGTSEGLLLVLVHKVWGYAYSKDREVVSYVATMMLILAVSVLFDGLQYVLSGIVRGCGQQKIGAFVNFIAYYLVGIPAALIFTFKCHLGGKGLWLGILSGLVTQTLLLLFISFGTTDWDKQAMNAKDRISTPPPAEP comes from the exons ATGATTTCCGTGATGTTCGTGGGGCACCTGGGCGAGCTCGCGCTGGCCAGCGCCTCCATGGCCAGCTCATTCGCCATCGTCACCGGCTTCAGCTTCCTG ACGGGCATGTCGTTCGCCCTGGACACCCTGTGCGGGCAGGCCTTCGGGGCGAGCGAGGGCCAGATGCTGGGAGTGTACAAGCAGAGGGCGATGCTGGTGCTGGGCCTGGCGAGCCTGCCGATCGCGGCGGTGTGGGCCAACACCGGCGCAATCCTGCTGCACCTGGGGCAGGACCCGGAGATCGCGGCAGGGGCGGGGACGTACATCCGGTGGATGATCCCGGCGCTCTTCTTCTACGGGTGGCTCCAGTGCCACGTCCGGTTCCTGCAGGCGCAGAAGCTGGTGGTGCCGGTGATGCTGAGCTCCGGCGCCACCGCGGTGAGCCACGTGCTGGTCTGCTGGGCACTGGTGTACAGGCTGCGTCTGGGGATCAGAGGTGCGGCGCTGGCCAACGCTGTGTCCTACCTCACCAACGTCTCCATACTGGCCGTCTACGTCAGGGTCTCGCCGTCGTGTAAGAAGAGCTGGACGGGGTTCTCTTTCGAGGCGTTCCACGGCCTCATCCCCTTCTTGAAGCTCGCCGTGCCATCCGCGCTCATGGTCTG CATGGAGTGGTGGTCGTTCGAGGTGATGGTGATACTCTCGGGCCTTCTCCCCAACCCCAAGCTCGAGACAGCCGTCCTCTCCATCTG CTTGAACACCAACTCCCTGGTGTGCACGGTCCCGAATGGGCTCTCTTCGGCCATAAGCACGCGCGTGTCCAACGAGCTCGGGGCGGGGCGACCTCGGGCGGCGCTTCTGGCGGCCCGCGTGGTGATCGTGCTGGCGTTTCTGGTGGGCACGTCGGAGGGGCTCCTCCTGGTTCTTGTGCACAAAGTGTGGGGCTATGCCTACAGCAAGGACCGGGAGGTGGTCTCCTACGTCGCCACCATGATGCTCATCCTCGCCGTCTCCGTCCTCTTCGACGGCCTCCAGTACGTCCTCTCAG GTATCGTTAGGGGCTGTGGACAACAGAAGATTGGTGCTTTCGTTAATTTCATTGCGTATTATCTAGTTGGTATCCCTGCAGCACTAATTTTCACCTTCAAGTGCCATCTTGGTGGAAAG GGGCTTTGGTTGGGAATATTGAGCGGATTGGTGACACAGACGTTGTTGCTTCTTTTCATTTCCTTTGGCACCACTGATTGGGATAAACAA GCAATGAATGCAAAGGATAGAATTTCCACGCCGCCGCCTGCAGAGCCATGA